Within bacterium, the genomic segment GGCGCGGACGCGGGCGCGGACGCCGCGCCGAGCCCGAGAGGCGCCAGCGCGAGAAGACCGAGCGTTTCGAAGGCGACGCGAAGGACGCCGGCGCGAAGACCTCCGGCGCGGACGAGGCGGCTCTTCTCCATCGATTCCCCCGTGCGAAACGGAAACGTCGCGGATCGCCGCCATCATAGCGCCCGCGGCGCCGCCGACGGCGCGCGCTTCGCCTCTGCCGCGGGACGGGGGAAGGGCGCATCATGACGGGCGCCGCGCCGGGTTCGGCGGCGGCGAAGGAGGTCAGTGATGCGGAAGTCCGTCGTTCTCGCCCTCGCGCCGCTCGCCTGCGGGCTGGCGCTCGCCGCGCCCCCCGCGAAGGCGCCCGCCAAGCCGGCGGCGAAGCCGGCCGCCAAGCCCGCCGCGGAAGCGCCGCTTCCCGAAGGATGCATCCGCGTCCAGCACGTGCTGATCGCCTTCGAGGGCTCGGCCAAGATCGGCGAGAACTACAAGGGCGTGACGGAGGAGCAGGCGCGGAAGTTGGCCGAGGAAGTGCTGGAGAAGGCCAAGAAGGGCGCCGACTTCACCGCGCTGGTCAAGAAGTACACCGCCGACCGCGTCCCCGGGAAGCCGCCGGCCGCGGGGATCTACGGCATGTGCCCGAACGATCCGGCGCCGGAAGGGTTCGTGCCGCGGACGAAGATGGTCCCCGCCTTCGGCGACGTGTCGTTCTCGCTCAAGCCGGGGGAGATCGGCATGGCCCCGTACGATCCGAAGACCTCGCCGTACGGCTGGCACATCATCAAGCGCCTGAAGTAGGCGAACCGACATCCGGAAAAACGAAAACGGCCGGCGATCTGCCGGCCGTTCGTCGTTCGAAGGGTGAATGGCGGGAGCGACGGGACTTGAACCCGCGACCTCAGGCTTGACAGGCCTGCGTGCTAACCAGCTGCACCACGCCCCCGTCTGTGCCCTTCGTTTGGTGGGCGGCACCGGGCTCGAACCGTGTGACCCCCAGCGTGTAAGGCTGGTGCTCTCCCAGCTGAGCTAGCCGCCCGAGCGCACGAAAGAGTAGAGGCCGGTTCGGGG encodes:
- a CDS encoding peptidyl-prolyl cis-trans isomerase, which produces MRKSVVLALAPLACGLALAAPPAKAPAKPAAKPAAKPAAEAPLPEGCIRVQHVLIAFEGSAKIGENYKGVTEEQARKLAEEVLEKAKKGADFTALVKKYTADRVPGKPPAAGIYGMCPNDPAPEGFVPRTKMVPAFGDVSFSLKPGEIGMAPYDPKTSPYGWHIIKRLK